ACCCCAGACATCAGAATGAACTAACTTAAAAGGGACGGAGCTATGAttattgactcgactcgagtagAAGGCACAATGGTGCTTATCTAATTGACATGACTCACACTCCAAGGAAGATACAGATGACTCAATAGGTAGAACTTGTCATAGCTTCTGTAAGGAATGGTGGCCTAATCAGTAGTGCCACAATAATGAAGAGACAGATGATGACGAAGGAACTACAGCTAAACCACGAGTAAATGCACCACGTCATCGTCAAGATAATAGAGGCCATCTTTCTCACGCCCCAAACCAATCCTCGTTCTAGTATGAAGATTTTGAAAAGCCACAATAAGTAGGAAAGAATGTTATAGAGCAATTGTGAGATTTGGTTAGTTGGCTAACGAACAAAAGGCTAAtagaaaattttgaaacataaaaCACATGATCTAAAAAAAGTGATGAGGAAGCACGAACAACTTCCTCACCCAAAACAGGACAAGAAGAGCTATCAGCAACAGCCACAGAAGTAGGACTAAAACTAGACAAGAAAGTGAAATTGATTTTTATACCTGTCATATGAGATGATGCTCCCGAATCTAATACTCAAGAATTAGTAGAGGAAGCAATGAGCACACCCAGTACTTGGAGTGCTAGCATGGGTAGCTGTTTGTGTATTTTGAGTAGATTGGAACTAtagaaattttttatacttagtcTGAGGGACTTACATCATGGTAGGAGCCATGAATAGTGGAACAGGAGTATCAGATATAATTTTTGTAGAAACCAGCTGCGTCCAGTCAGGTCTGTCAAACTTGAGCCGGCAGTTTTCAGATACATGATTGTTACCCCCCACAATGTGAACAATGATGTGGTCTCTTGTTTGAGATGAGCGGACAACTACGGCCACACCACGTCCTCCCCCTGAATGTCTACCACGATCTTGACCGCGGCCACCAACTGCCATAGCCAAGTGCTTTATCTGATATGTAAGGGTGGAGGCTAATGTAGTTCCAGTGGAGACACGTAGAACTCTAGAGAAGGTTGCAGGCagagaaaaaaattgaatcaCCGTCAAGAATCTGACCACGAATTTGATGAACTAACGATAGATTCAAATCGGATAGAAATTTAGCGATTGCCAAACCTTCACGATAGTCCTTTAACTTTTGTAGATCTAAGACGAGAAGGCTGATATaaatctaactcatcaagaataccTCGCAGGGAGGCATAGCAATCAGCTACGGGTTGATCACCTTACTGTAAGTAAAAAAGTTGCTTATAGAGGTCAAAAACCTTGAAATTTTCTTCTCATGGCCATACATTTTTTTGAGTGTCCCATATTTGTTTAGCCGTCTACAAGAACATGACACCAGCACTAACCTTTTCTCTAGGCTATTCAACAACCATGGCATGACACAACAGTCACTACCCAAACAGTCATTATAGGTAGGATCTGTGAGATTTAGGGATCTTCAATCAGGTGTCACACCTTCCATTGGGCATCAATAAACAGTTTGAACGATTGGACCCACAAAGATAGTTAGCGCTATTAAGCTTCACTGTAGTTGCTGTTAGATTCTTTGTCGTAGTGTCAAATCGGGAGTCAGAAGTGTCGAGAGTTATTTGTTGTAATTATTTGAGGATGCTATAACAGCCAGATAAGAGGACAGAAATAATCAGATAGTCGGACAATGAAAGAGGAAAGGAAGGATGCCTTTACATGGTAACCAGAGAATCATGGACAATGTACGACTTTCATGATTAGTAGATAGCCAAAAAAAACAGCCAAAAGATTTTTGCATGACATAGGAAAGAAACCTATGTTGATTTGTCTAAGAACAGATTGCTCCTCGAGATGCACAGAAGATCCCTCAACTAATCTTGCAGAATCAACAAGCAGATCTCAGCAGACGGCATGCAAAAGCAGTCATCAGACGTCCAAGATGGCAAAGAGTGACGGCGATGTGGTTTAAAAAGCTTTGAGAAGAGCGAAGGCAGCTAGGATTTTAAGAAGGAAGTTGGAATCCTGGTGTGGCTAGGGCTTGGAAGAGTGGAGGAGGTAGTGGCGAGGCTTTTGAAGGTTGCTTGCGAAGAGGAGGGGCTGCGACGTGGAGAGGAGGGGCTGCGAAGAAGAGGAGGGGCTGCGACGTGGAAGAGGAGGGGCtgcggaagaggaggaaggaaggAGGACCAAGGGGCTGCTGCGGCTAGGGTTGGAGGCTGATTGGAGGAAGGAAGGTAGAGGGCTGCTGCAGCTAGGGTTTTGTGGAAGAAGAAGTGGTGGAAGGAGGACCAAAGGGTGCTGCAGCTAGGGTTGGAGACTGATTGGAGGAAGGAAGGTGGAGGGCTGCTGCAGCTGGGTTTTGTGGAAGAAGAGGCGGCTGCGGCGTGCTCGATACCATATTAGAAAGGAAAAGCTTCAAGGAATTGAATTCATTGATAAGATcccatctctttaaatagatagGAAACAAGAATATAAGGAAAAAAAGTACATAATATGTTTAGAAACTATATATATATCCTGTCCATATAAAAACTTCCtaaataaatcataattctaaCAATCCTCTAATAGCTGACATCCACAGCTGCAGCTTCAATGCTAGTTTAAGATGTTCTGATCTTGATTAACAGTGTGGGTAACATGTGGACACCCTAGAATACATTCTATCCAATAGCACTTTTGAAAGTCTCAATTTTGAGTATACTTGTGGAATAAGTAAGTTACCTTAGAAACTTTTTCTTTTGTTCCTAGGTTTCCAATTTTGTAAGTCGTGATGAACATTGTGAATTTCTGTTTGGTCGTTCCATCATTAAGTTTGAGCCCAATCTTACCTAGAAAATCCTAACACGGCTCTATGTACCACTATAGTCACTGCTTTAACTTTGACCTAGTTATATAGAACTTGCATATAACTAAAACCCACTATGGCTTAATTAATCATCTATTGGAGCATCTTAGATCACCCATTTTGGCCCTTGAGGAGGCCACTTATTCTGACCAAGGATTAAGCATTTAGTGCCTGGACAGGTTAACCTAGTGCTGAAGTTGCTGCTCTGTCAACATGGATCAAGATGTATGCCATGCAGTCTNNNNNNNNNNNNNNNNNNNNNNNNNNNNNNNNNNNNNNNNNNNNNNNNNNNNNNNNNNNNNNNNNNNNNNNNNNNNNNNNNNNNNNNNNNNNNNNNNNNNGTCTGAGGGACTTACATCATGGTAGGAGCCATGAATAGTGGAACAGGAGTATCAGATATAATTTTTGTAGAAACCAGCTGCGTCCAGTCAGGTCTGTCAAACTTGAGCCGGCAGTTTTCAGATACATGATTGTTACCCCCACAATGTGAACAATGATGTGGTCTCTTGTTTGAGATGAGCGGACAACTACGGCCAACGCCACGTCCTCCCCCTGAATGTCTACCACGGTCTTGACCGCGGCCACCAACTGCCATAGCCAAGTGCTTTATCTGATATGTAAGGGTGGAGGCTAATGTAGTTCCAGTGGAGACACGTAGAACTCTAGAGAAGGTTGCAGGCAGAGAAAAAATTGAATCACCGTCAAGAATCTGACCACGAATTTGATGAACTAACGATGATTCAAATCGGATAGAAATTTAGCGATTGCCAAACCTTCACGATAGTCCTTTAACTTTTGTAGATCTAAGACGAGAGGCTGATATaaatctaactcatcaagaataccTCGAGGGAGGCATAGCAATCAGCTACGGGTTGATCACCTTACTGTAAGTAAAAAAGTTGCTTATAGAGGTCAAAAACCCTTGAAATTTTCTTCTCATGGCCATACATTTTTTTGAGTGTCCCATATTTGTTTAGCCGTCTACAAGAACATGACACCAGCACTAACCTTTTCCTCTAGGCTATTCAACAACATGGCATGACACAACAGTCACTACCAAACAGTCATTATAGGTAGGATCTGTGAGATTTAGAGGATCTTCAATCAGGTGTCACACCTTCCATTGGGCATCAATAAACAGTTTGAACGATTGGACCCACAAAAGATAGTTAGCGCTATTAAGCTTCACTATAGTTGCTGTTAGATTCTTTGTCGTAGTGTCAGAATCGGGAGTCAGAAGTGTCGAGAGTTATTTGTTGTCATTATTTGAGGATGCTATAACAGCCAGATAAGAGGACAGAAATAATCAGATAGTCGAACAATGAAAGAGGAAAGGAAGGATGCCTTTACATGGTAACCAGAGAAATCATGGACAATGTACGACTTTCATGATTAGTAGATAGCCAAAAAAACAGCCAAAAGATTTTTGCATGACATAGGAAAGAAACCTATGTTGATTTGTCTAAGAACAGATTGCTCCTCGAGATGCACAGAAGATCCCTCAACTAATCTTGCAGAATCACAAGCAGATCTCAGCAGACGGCATGCAAAAGCAGTCATCAGACGTCCAAGATGGCAAAGAGTGACGGCGATGGTGGTTTAAAAAGCTTTGAGAAGAGCGAAGGCAGCTAGGATTTTAAGAAGGAAGTTGGAATCCTGGTGTGGCTAGGGCTTGGAAGAGTGGAGGAGGTAGTGGCGAGGCTTTGAAGGTTGCTTGCGAAGAGGAGGGGCTGCGACGTGGAAGAGGAGGGGCtgcgaagaagaggaggaaggaaggAGGACCAAGGGGCTGCTGCGGCTAGGGTTGGAGGCTGATTGGAGGAAGGAAGGTAGAGGGCTGCTGCAGCTAGGGTTTTGTGGAAGAAGAAGTGGTGGAAGGAGGACCAAAGGGCTGCTGCAGCTAGGGTTGGAGACTGATTGGAGGAAGGAAGGTGGAGGGCTGCTGCAGCTAGGGTTTTGTGGAAGAAGAGGCGGCTGCGGCGTGCTCGATACCATTTAGAAAGGAAAAGCTTCAAGGAATTGAATTCATTGATAAGATcccatctctttaaatagatagGAAACAAGAATATAAGGAAAAAAGTACATAATATGTTTAAAGACATACTATATATATATCCTGTCCATATAAAAACTTCCtaaataaatcataattctaaCAATCCTCTAATAGCTGACATCCACAGCTGCAGCTTCAATGCTAGTTTAAGATGTTCTGATCTTGATTAACAGTGTGGGTAACATGTGGACACCCTAGAATACATTCTATCCAATAGCACTTTTGAAAGTCTCAATTTTGAGTATACTTGTGGAATAAGTAAGTTACCTTAGAAACTTATTTCTTTTGTTCCTAGGTTTCCAATTTTGTAAGTCGTGATGAACATTGTGAATCTTCTGTTTGGTCGTTCCATCATTAAGTTTGAGCCCAATCTTACCTAGAAAATCCTAACACGGCTCTATGTACCACTATAGTCAACTGCTTTAACTTTGACCTAGTTATATAGAACTTGCATATAACTAAAACCCACTATGGCTTAATTAATCATCTATTGGAGCATCTTAGATCACCCATTTTGGCCCTTGAGGAGGCCACTTATTCTGACCAAGGATTAAGCATTTAGTGCCTGGACAGGTTAACCTAGTGCTGAAGTTGCTGCCTCTGTCAACATGGATCAAGATGTATGCCATGCAGTCTCTTCCCTGGTGTCATCTGTAAAATTTGGAGGCACTttgtattataaaataatattcactTTTATATATTAGAATAATAATATTCACTTTTCTTTCTAGTCATTGATAGGGGAGAATGATTCTGTGATAAATGTGGAAGCTGTGATACTGAAATTCGTATGAATGTTGTATGCAGAAgtttaaatgacttaaatgaTGAAATTGGAAGATATTATTCTGATGTCTTAACTTGGATGAAAGTAAGAAATAATCATGGAGGCTATGTTTTGGAGTTGCAGCTTCATAACCCTATCCATATCAAAAGATGTCACTAACAATGTTAAGTCATTCATTAGGAGCCGGGAGTAACAGTACCTTTTGTCCATTCTTCCAAGAGCTGTCCTTTTTTAGTCAAGCTTTTGGATATCTTTTTTTTATGGGTTACATACCTCTTTCATGACTTTACCTGCAAACAAATCCAATTTCCCTTATCTTACCTCACCCTTCTTGGATCTTTATGACTCATGCCATAACCATCTTAATAGGTTGTCTCACTGTGAAATCTTTGAATGGTGCCTGCTGATCTTTCACTGGGGTCGACTGCAGAAGCTACTTTGTGGCAGATGTCTTTAACACTTTATTCTTATTTTAGTAAGTGTTGCTCCCCAGCAACACTTCCTTCCCCACAGTGCATCAGTCCCTTGTGGCAGTGAGAGATTGGTGTGGTACATGGGGGTGACATGGTTGATAGGTGAGCCCTGCATGCCATTCCTTTCTCAATGGTTGATAGGTGAAGCTTTGTCCTTTCTCGATGATACTTTTCAAAAGAAGGGTACATCTGTAAAATTATTACTGCCAAAAATTTGGCTAGCCATTCTTTATGGACCATTACATTATCTATGCATTCTCTGATGCAAGTCTAGGATGACTTTACTGATACTTTGTAaatgatgaatttaaatttttagtagttcattaatttcagatttataaatcaaaatctctctctctctctctctctctctcctctctcctctctctcacgcacacacacacacattgcgTTTGTAAATTGAGGATAATCTGGGCCATGGAAGATGACTTCTATTCTTGATAAATTAGATAAAAGATCAAGCAAGTGATCTCAGTGCcttgatatttttctttcagaCTCGTTTGACCATAtgtgaaggagaagatggtattgATTCTTCAAATGGAGATGTTCTGATCTGTCCTGACATGATTAGATACAGGTTTGTTTGCCTTTGAGTTTGTTGAACAAATTACTAGATTTTATCCttatatgatttaaatttaatgacACTAAGTGCTGTTATTTGTATCAGGAAATTAACACACTTTGATGTTGATCCTTTTGTCGAAGAAGTGCTTGTGAAAGAGAATGAGTGGCTAGGAGCAGCTGAACCACTGACTGGTTCATTTGTTTTTATATGTGCTCATCAAAGCCGAGATCGAAGATGCGGTGTTTGTGGCCCTGCTCTTgttaaaaaattcaaagaagagaTAACCCTTCATGGTCTGGAAAGACAAGTGTCTGTTAGGCCCTGCTCACATGTTGGTGGTCATAAGTATGCAGGAAATGTCATTATATTTAGTCCCAATATCAATGGAGAAGTAACTGGTCATTGGTAAGGAGGGAAACTCTGCATTTGAATTACTAGTTTTCATGTCGGCATAATAAGCTATATATTTCTTGTGTTTCCTGTTATAGACTTCTCTGGGAGAAATTCTTTTTGAGGATTATATAGTTTTACTGCTTCATTGCACAAATTAAtgatttgttttcttttcttgtttttgtaaggtatggatatgtctctcCTGATGACGTGCCTACATTGCTTGAACAGCATGTTGGGAAAGGCAAGATCGTAGACCATCTGTGGAGGTAGCTCCTTTTCCTTGCTCGAGCCTGTCTTTTCCCCCTGTTCCTTCTAGATGACTTATTGTTTGTTTTGGAGTTTCGACAGAACAATACTTTAGAAGAAATATACAACATGATATCTTAGTGCACCATATTCTGATGCATTAAGAACACCAAGACCATTGCTTTTTATGTACTTACTTATCATAATTCAATCTTGAAGAACAACATTTACATGTCATAATCCGGCTAGCTTTGCCAGCCTTCTTTAttaggaaaagaaaaggaaagaaaaaacacTTGCATGATGCAGCTAATCTGGATGAAATTACTGTTTGAATTAGGGGGCAGATGGGATTATCCGAGGAGGACCAGAAAAATGCTCATAACCTTAGACTTCTGCAGAACGGCGGAATGGTGCAAAATACTGCGAAGGAATTCATTCAAACTACTGGAACTGATGGTGTTGTGAATGGCTCAATGGCTGGAGTAGGTGGATGCTGCCAGGGCACTGGCAACATTCGTTGTTGCCGGAGCATGCCACCAATAGAAAAACCAGAAAATGATCAGATTGGCCAACAGGAGACTCAGGAGGTCGAGCAGAAGAAGAGCAAGAAGGAAACCAAGGCCGGCAGCAGCAAAGCAGCTCCCTGCACTCGTAAAATCTGTGCAATGCCTACCTGGTTTGAGAGCTGGGAACGAGAGGACACCTTTGCAGCTCTTGCGGTGGTTGCAGCCATTGCCTCTGTTGCTGTTGCTTATAGCTGCTATAGGCAGCTGAGATAAAGTTCAGTTCTTTTATAACCATGACCTGTGCTGGCTTAGGTATCACTGGTCCTCATGAGACTGAGCAAGCATGTCATCAAAATGTATTCTAGCTGTTCCATAGCCAAACAAAACATCAGAGCACACTTGGAATAAGAAGATACACGATGCTTCAGACCTAGTTTTGTAATGTTCATAGGTttgaaagatattaatatttacCCTGCTCATGTATATCGGTGCAAG
The DNA window shown above is from Elaeis guineensis isolate ETL-2024a chromosome 8, EG11, whole genome shotgun sequence and carries:
- the LOC105050917 gene encoding uncharacterized protein, with the translated sequence MDQDSLIGENDSVINVEAVILKFTRLTICEGEDGIDSSNGDVLICPDMIRYRKLTHFDVDPFVEEVLVKENEWLGAAEPLTGSFVFICAHQSRDRRCGVCGPALVKKFKEEITLHGLERQVSVRPCSHVGGHKYAGNVIIFSPNINGEVTGHWYGYVSPDDVPTLLEQHVGKGKIVDHLWRGQMGLSEEDQKNAHNLRLLQNGGMVQNTAKEFIQTTGTDGVVNGSMAGVGGCCQGTGNIRCCRSMPPIEKPENDQIGQQETQEVEQKKSKKETKAGSSKAAPCTRKICAMPTWFESWEREDTFAALAVVAAIASVAVAYSCYRQLR